A genome region from Pygocentrus nattereri isolate fPygNat1 chromosome 10, fPygNat1.pri, whole genome shotgun sequence includes the following:
- the mgaa gene encoding MAX dimerization protein MGA a isoform X5 — translation MAITEKQAIMVIHQEGMTTSVPQASSTRSLFVVLKPLHPGGGGQDEGALLANKEASPLRTSTVGFQKLSTMSLSAMTGANSSNQLWNLPAESTCKGITVTLDNNNMWNEFYRCQTEMILTKQGRRMFPCCRFRISGLEPFQRYTLVMDMHPVDNHRYKWSDRRWETNGKGDPHILSSFVHPESPATGLDWMQNPVSFYKLKLTNNPSDQEGHIVINSMHRYLPRLHIIPADKATDVVQLNGPDVITFSFPQTEFFAVTAYQNLCITQLKIDYNPFAKGFRDDATNSRSCKPKSGLSTEMVEGEVKPSRETTTLNNLKTLFAKRNAAEKVLKGQSLPSPNNENLKAVNGDAPIKAELEKTSSKKRPWPEGLSELIKGAHVKVKRISLEKVHDGNNQQMTSSSCTLPAGKQKKDAVSKDCKRENLENVSVTTVNKEEMETEKKPRKECGTVDVKNIVEAEGPKIANTMSISIATNSSTIKNTNMQMNSSSTVISDTSINERVDTALSETATKTYGRDTSQSLVKPPDCRGEVKKKRADPVPLPLLALFLQQLKSKTRPTRPKSKCETSSSPSHTAKSCKISVAEHVPPTESFSPSLTTQSNGQPVASVMSETVTSSILTCTVSNTTVFPCLSLLPTTSSSTSLITSPTLPDMPSPLKPSPPLVEPAPDPDPTLAEHKAASTLDSETNIVATPTAVAVSETMLVSKQDAPVTLSAVSENTVPNSFLSVTTPDNNVSNADAPSAISFSFPTKMFPVTISDNPKDELVCGNVATTEPDLDSSTDPCTEFVPEAPYQSPLSDDDDIPFSPSSPLSTEFSLPSPTPSSPDPFPPGLFSDRPIPPRKSLDPFPSGLLFDRPRPLVDSYDPLPRSIFCTKPTCTGDSEPITENVSSEVTCSLAPDPCISKETDQSLQESTTKKTKVKPKKGGKLKLTEDAEVTEGPIPVPLQPNLEDVDGQLFVSFMSKKALQIHLGDEAKEETSQKPTENINDEDPQNTLRIEERIDALEKDLLRDLKMMKHRQVIHPVLQAVGLKLNLLDLTLAIDLQYLGVCLPIPPPVLLPGESSGSSTSSQVQFVSRTGKTTDFTKIKGWRDKFTTSSSSALPGVGTSSDAGQKNLSAFCSDMLDEYLESEGKLIDERAASFSQAAVTPVAYQLPTKSTSYVRTLDSVLKKQAPPSTATTLKPSLASRKSTLSCKSKEIVKLGENGSKKSKSAAAKTASSADKPSAKSGASKPVYSEPSAYCSLSPSKKSVKIKTRKVSKTLQASLLPDGKPVMNSMSVATVGQDCTSSTPGGRITGLSKTLVKLLDLEDSAVWEGKRRTCITEERAAIALSSLVTAEGTVKSSPSTIIRRRAPPCLNDFCRLGCVCTSLAQERRQHHCGKPQCMLGCDCLRRKVVLLKHFKDEDLKKELLAQGQPDEDEIEVSKKKKRRKAYILSGPESAPEPATRVKSLWDQKNEADTECLFIPTPARPPRPPLLSPELQQDLENFLHPLPNKVMNDVGLRLTKGSTQSCARVRPFCRKNQCHAEQKSKKQGDPHLGPEDSLEDMEEGELRPPVLSGPTKRLEIVSKCKWATAGSRNVVLRVVCERMAQDRLNHPFWVGKYQIQPISTTVQETDEGSTITYKVSISQPKPVKNDQKKEENEKIKQLEAQLIKTIGKSEVKGLPLLSQVTPAGLLKAEKKPPGSSGQITVNGKPYPQAKLELGQMGALHPANRLAAYITGRVCLDNQNAAKAETTATISKTTPTATITTAVTTTASVTGTRSSAVISVKPLDGPVHVVKAVPVSGTAAPVKKTYVFSSTGQRGSVPGGGVRLMQPVTSARPSVPGQRMVFQMLKTANGGTVYRNPSGQLVQLVPLSQFRALNPNFLIPKQTTIVRFPPPTASKSQNASSVSTPTTSTAPLLQAQNLTPVHSTATFSTTTTVTSSVTVKSAVSFSDLKSMSSQPGTVNIVPGILSKTAKDMIKTPDVIKDSKHVSITENSSASTTQSTLNIAPAKGGVVLITAPSSLSSQIQDLKKSDSNVKVSCVPTEGSDQDVQSSSCSKKPSDSVVLEDHCYTFETKGTSTSCERPEDPTDASNPENASASNMLPKELLEFGPVEEDEESDVADEALAFDLGDEGGLDMEEVEIGSDCTELTEDSDMYNGFSDPSDQEDLYIDTDSEEGRKSEHKQDGVNIEMQDLRGKDDDELVDIETFEEKDEKNPGPLLLKLESSQQKLRAEEESENEFLHKKKKQEMERRCTLRQCFHKMRMTLNLDGKASKMAILTLAQEEICALSKQRDQLVNVQKRLKKKRAYYLQLASQISGKAEESISQKLDEIIAKQKSLENQDKTKDMNLHLTPTAPSSVDWDLITKQKKLESKDKVKNTLHTHAELSPNSKPVDLSISKQKGLGHKAIGNFSSKKKILDSLEKETQAGKPSSCKTLSTSQPTLHLEKPTPLSRERTRPNILSRSKSQALPESPVQEQAFVPQVIPLVEAVVPCNQIITISNPLQPIGITSLGERQSATPGVAAVSISVPTISHPIRVENPVASSPLKINCPVKTVNLPKISSVVSLVPPEKLLITPPVVLQKTDVPPVVQTQAVCSPVHVDAQQNPPTTSSNRVPSAGEGKGLDKQSLEVVLKQDDKVKGAVDVTKSSKEEEKAAANNEMEVENLMSLLDELVYLDQQLNNEPSQPPGGAESLTEAGSVETGLPTQEAGVDRDDERSLSPLFLRLDEDLIASTTTKDEMDDIPPKVDDLVKVIFGSDSPPNSSESEVVAGANDDGASVPGSTVKNDAPSPPPLMQMKAGGGPAANSLKEQASVSWRPMPRLAPLGLKTQEAGQPKSATPHVLKPSSKPPSLHNSHT, via the exons ATGGCCATCACAGAAAAGCAGGCCATAATGGTGATTCACCAGGAGGGCATGACCACATCTGTACCTCAGGCTTCTTCTACCCGTTCCCTTTTTGTTGTCCTCAAACCGCTACATCCTGGAGGCGGAGGTCAGGACGAAGGAGCTTTGTTGGCTAATAAGGAAGCCAGTCCTTTGAGGACATCCACTGTTGGCTTTCAAAAATTATCAACCATGTCCTTGTCAGCTATGACAGGTGCAAACAGCAGTAACCAACTATGGAATTTGCCAGCAGAGAGTACATGTAAAGGCATTACTGTCACTTTGGACAACAATAATATGTGGAATGAGTTTTACAGATGTCAGACTGAGATGATCCTAACTAAGCAAGGTCGTAGAATGTTCCCTTGTTGCCGCTTCCGCATTTCTGGGTTGGAGCCTTTCCAGCGGTACACATTAGTAATGGATATGCATCCTGTAGATAACCACCGATACAAGTGGAGCGACAGACGTTGGGAGACAAACGGGAAAGGTGATCCACATATTTTGAGCTCCTTTGTACACCCTGAGTCCCCTGCTACTGGCCTTGATTGGATGCAAAACCCTGTTTCCTTCTATAAACTGAAGCTCACCAACAACCCTTCGGACCAAGAGGGCCATATTGTTATAAACTCTATGCACCGATACCTTCCCCGTCTTCACATTATACCTGCAGATAAGGCCACAGATGTAGTTCAGCTAAATGGACCTGATGTTATAACCTTTAGTTTTCCTCAGACAGAATTCTTTGCTGTCACAGCTTACCAGAATCTATGCATCACCCAGCTTAAAATTGATTACAACCCTTTTGCAAAGGGTTTTAGAGATGACGCTACCAACTCCCGATCCTGCAAGCCCAAAAGTGGACTTTCCACTGAAATGGTGGAGGGTGAAGTTAAACCCAGCAGAGAGACTACAACCCTGAATAATCTCAAGACTTTGTTTGCCAAGAGGAATGCTGCCGAAAAAGTCCTCAAGGGACAGTCTCTGCCTTCCCCAAACAATGAGAACCTAAAAGCAGTTAATGGTGATGCTCCCATAAAGGCTGAGCTTGAGAAAACTTCAAG TAAGAAGCGCCCATGGCCAGAGGGGCTGTCTGAGTTGATTAAGGGTGCTCACGTTAAGGTAAAGAGAATATCGCTTGAGAAGGTCCATGATGGCAATAACCAGCAGATGACCAGCAGCTCTTGCACTCTGCCAGCaggaaagcaaaagaaagatgCTGTATCCAAGGACTGCAAAAGGGAAAATTTGGAAAATGTTTCGGTCACAACTGTAAACAAGgaggaaatggaaactgaaaagaAGCCAAGGAAAGAATGTGGAACTGTTGATGTCAAAAATATTGTTGAAGCGGAAGGGCCAAAAATTGCCAATACAATGTCAATCTCAATAGCTACGAATTCATccacaataaaaaatacaaacatgcaAATGAACTCCTCCAGTACAGTTATTTCAGATACATccataaatgaaagggtggacACAGCATTGAGCGAAACAGCCACAAAAACATATGGTAGGGACACTTCACAGTCTTTAGTCAAACCTCCTGACTGTAGAGGAGAAGTAAAGAAGAAGCGGGCTGACCCTGTACCTTTACCTCTTCTTGCCCTATTTCTACAGCAGTTGAAGTCAAAAACAAGACCCACCAGACCGAAGTCAAAATGTGAAACTTCTAGTTCACCTTCACACACGGCTAAATCCTGTAAAATCTCAGTTGCTGAACACGTACCTCCTACAGAATCCTTTAGTCCCTCTCTTACCACACAATCAAATGGACAACCAGTAGCATCTGTGATGTCAGAAACAGTCACCTCGTCAATTTTAACATGCACTGTATCTAACACCACAGTATTTCCGTGCTTATCATTATTGCCCACTACATCATCCTCTACATCACTGATTACATCCCCCACATTACCAGACATGCCTTCACCTTTGAAGCCTTCTCCTCCCCTAGTTGAACCTGCCCCAGATCCTGACCCTACTCTTGCTGAACATAAAGCTGCCTCAACACTAGATTCTGAAACTAATATTGTCGCTACCCCCACAGCAGTTGCTGTTTCTGAGACTATGCTTGTGTCCAAGCAGGATGCACCTGTCACTCTGTCTGCAGTTTCAGAGAATACTGTACCCAACAGCTTTCTTTCAGTAACTACCCCTGACAATAATGTCTCAAATGCTGATGCTCCCAGTGCCATTTCGTTCAGCTTTCCTACTAAGATGTTTCCTGTTACAATATCTGACAATCCAAAAGATGAACTTGTTTGTGGTAATGTTGCTACCACTGAACCGGACTTGGACTCTAGTACAGATCCATGTACTGAATTTGTTCCTGAGGCTCCTTATCAGTCTCCTTTGTCGGATGACGATGACATCCCATTTTCACCATCATCTCCACTATCCACAGAGTTCTCTCTACCAAGCCCAActccttcctcacctgacccaTTTCCACCAGGCCTGTTTTCTGATCGACCAATACCTCCTAGAAAGTCACTCGACCCGTTTCCATCTGGTCTGTTATTTGATAGACCAAGACCCCTTGTGGACTCATATGACCCTTTGCCTCGAAGCATTTTTTGCACTAAACCAACATGTACTGGAGATTCAGAGCCGATAACTGAGAATGTCAGTAGTGAGGTGACCTGTTCACTTGCCCCTGACCCTTGTATTTCCAAGGAAACTGACCAGTCCTTACAAGAGAGTACAACCAAGAAGACCAAGGTGAAACCCAAGAAAGGTGGAAAATTAAAGCTGACTGAGGATGCAGAGGTTACTGAAGGGCCCATACCTGTCCCATTGCAGCCCAACCTGGAGGATGTGGACGGCCAGTTGTTTGTTTCCTTCATGTCAAAG AAAGCTCTTCAAATTCATCTTGGGGATGAAGCTAAAGAAGAAACTTCACAGAAACCCACAGAAAACATAAATG atgaggatCCTCAAAATACACTAAGAATTGAAGAAAGAATTGATGCATTAGAGAAGGACCTTCTACGTGACTTAAAAATGATGAAGCACAGACAGGTCATCCACCCAGTGCTGCAAGCAG TTGGCCTGAAGTTGAACCTGCTGGATCTTACTCTGGCCATTGATCTGCAGTATCTGGGTGTGTGCTTACCTATTCCTCCACCTGTCCTCTTACCTGGGGAAAGCTCTGGGAGTTCAACCTCATCACAGG TCCAATTTGTGTCAAGGACAGGGAAAACAACTGACTTCACTAAAATCAAAGGCTGGAGAGATAAATTTACCACTTCAAGCTCTTCAGCTCTTCCTGGAG TAGGTACCAGCTCAGATGCAGGGCAAAAGAATCTTTCTGCCTTCTGCAGCGACATGCTTGATGAGTATCTGGAAAGTGAAGGCAAGCTCATTGATGAACGAGCTGCCAGCTTCTCCCAGGCCGCGGTCACTCCTGTGGCCTACCAGCTGCCCACTAAAAGCACAAGCTATGTTCGTACTCTGGACAGCGTGTTAAAAAAGCAGGCACCTCCATCCACAGCAACTACCCTTAAACCTTCCTTGGCATCTAGAAAATCTACACTGTCATGTAAAAGCAAAGAGATTGTCAAGTTGGGGGAAAATGGATCAAAGAAATCCAAATCTgctgcagcaaaaacagcctccAGTGCAGACAAGCCATCTGCCAAATCTGGTGCTTCAAAACCAGTATACAGTGAGCCATCAGCTTATTGTAGCTTATCCCCAAgcaaaaaatctgttaaaatcAAGACCAGGAAAGTATCCAAGACCTTACAAGCATCTTTACTACCTGATGGAAAGCCTGTTATGAATAGTATGTCAGTGGCAACTGTAGGCCAGGACTGTACTTCTAGCACCCCTGGAGGACGCATTACAGGCCTGTCCAAGACTCTGGTTAAACTCCTGGATTTGGAAGATAGTGCAGTCTGGGAAGGGAAACGGCGTACCTGCATCACTGAGGAACGGGCAGCCATTGCTTTATCTTCCCTTGTCACAGCAGAG GGTACAGTAAAAAGCAGCCCTTCTACCATCATTAGGAGGCGTGCTCCACCTTGCCTCAATGACTTTTGCAGACTGGGGTGTGTATGTACTAGCTTGGCTCAGGAGAGGCGTCAGCACCACTGTGGTAAACCGCAGTGCATGCTTGGCTGTGACTGCCTTCGACGCAAAGTAGTCCTGTTGAAACACTTTAAGGATGAGGACTTGAAGAAGGAACTTTTAGCTCAGGGTCAGCCAGATGAAGATGAAATTGAagtgtcaaagaaaaaaaagaggaggaaagcCTATA TTCTATCAGGTCCTGAATCAGCACCTGAGCCTGCCACGCGGGTGAAAAGTCTATGGGATCAGAAAAATGAGGCTGATACAGAGTGTCTTTTCATTCCTACACCTGCCAGGCCTCCTCGTCCTCCACTCTTATCCCCTGAGCTACAGCAAGATTTGGAGAATTTTCTCCATCCtttgcctaataaagtg atgAATGATGTAGGGCTGAGGTTGACCAAAGGCAGTACACAGAGTTGTGCTCGTGTGAGGCCATTTTGCAGGAAAAATCAGTGTCATGCTGAACAAAAGAGCAAAAAG CAGGGTGATCCACATCTTGGTCCAGAGGACTCCCTAGAAG ATATGGAGGAAGGAGAACTTCGGCCACCTGTTCTGTCTGGCCCTACCAAACGTCTAGAAATTGTATCCAAGTGCAAGTGGGCAACAGCAGGCAGCAGGAATGTTGTCCTGCGTGTGGTCTGTGAGCGTATGGCTCAGGACCGCCTGAACCACCCTTTCTGGGTCGGAAAGTACCAAATCCAGCCCATCTCCACGACTGTCCAAGAGACGGACGAAGGATCCACAATCACATACAAAGTTTCTATCTCTCAGCCTAAGCCTGTGAAAAATGATCAGAAAAAGGAGGAGAATGAGAAGATAAAGCAGTTGGAAGCCCAGTTGATTAAGACAATAGGGAAGAGTGAAGTGAAAGGTCTCCCTCTTCTTTCCCAAGTCACTCCTGCAGGTTTACTAAAGGCTGAGAAAAAACCTCCTGGTTCTTCAGGCCAGATAACA GTCAATGGAAAACCTTACCCACAAGCCAAGCTAGAACTGGGCCAGATGGGGGCTTTGCACCCAGCCAACAGATTGGCTGCTTACATCACAGGGAGAGTATGCCTGGATAACCAAAATGCTGCCAAAGCTGAAACCACAGCCACCATTTCAAAAACTACTCCCACAGCCACTATCACTACAGCTGTGACCACAACAGCTTCTGTTACTGGCACACGTTCTTCTGCTGTCATATCAGTCAAGCCCCTAG ATGGACCTGTCCATGTGGTTAAGGCAGTACCAGTGTCTGGAACAGCTGCACCAGTGAAGAAGACCTATGTGTTTAGTTCTACTGGCCAACGTGGATCTGTCCCTGGTGGTGGAGTCAGGCTGATGCAGCCTGTAACATCTGCTCGACCATCAGTCCCAGGCCAGAGGATGGTGTTTCAGATGTTGAAGACGGCAAATGGAGGCACCGTGTACCGCAACCCTAGTGGTCAGCTTGTCCAATTGGTGCCCCTCAGCCAGTTCAGGGCCCTCAATCCCAACTTTCTCATACCCAAGCAGA CCACAATTGTTCGCTTTCCCCCACCTACTGCAAGTAAATCTCAAAATGCCAGCTCTGTTTCCACACCTACCACCTCCACTGCACCTCTACTACAAGCTCAGAATCTGACCCCAGTACACAGTACTGCAACCTTCAGTACAACTACAACAGTCACTTCTTCTGTGACTGTAAAATCAGCTGTCTCTTTTTCTGATCTCAAATCCATGTCGAGCCAGCCCGGTACAGTGAACATAGTCCCAGGAATCCTTAGCAAGACTGCCAAAGACATGATAAAAACTCCAGATGTTATTAAGGATTCAAAACATGTCAGTATCACAGAAAACTCTTCAGCATCTACAACGCAAAGCACTTTAAATATTGCTCCTGCAAAAGGAGGTGTTGTACTGATAACAGCCCCAAGTTCCTTATCGTCCCAGATTCAAGACCTCAAAAAGTCAGACAGCAATGTCAAAGTCAGCTGTGTTCCAACAGAGGGATCAGACCAGGATGTTCAGTCCTCCAGCTGTTCAAAAAAGCCTTCTGATAGTGTGGTTCTGGAAGACCACTGCTATACCTTTGAAACAAAGGGAACTAGTACCTCATGTGAAAGGCCTGAAGATCCTACAGATGCCTCAAATCCTGAAAATGCCTCTGCATCAAACATGCTCCCAAAAGAGTTGTTGGAATTTGGCCCTGttgaggaagatgaagaatcTGATGTTGCAGATGAAGCCCTGGCATTTGACTTGGGTGATGAGGGAGGACTAGATATGGAAGAAGTTGAGATCGGTTCAGACTGCACAGAATTAACTGAAGACTCAGACATGTATAATGGCTTCTCTGACCCCAGTGACCAGGAAGACCTATATATAGACACT GATTCTGAAGAGGGAAGgaagagtgagcataaacaagATGGAGTAAATATAGAGATGCAGGATCTGCGTGGGAAGGATGATGATGAGCTGGTTGATATTGAAACATTTGAGGAGAAGGATGAAAAGAATCCTGGACCACTTTTGTTGAAGCTTGAAAG cAGTCAGCAGAAGCTAAGAGCAGAAGAGGAGAGTGAGAATGAGTTTTTG cataagaagaagaaacaagaaATGGAGAGACGCTGCACTCTGAGACAGTGTTTTCACAAGATGCGAATGACACTAAATCTTGATGGCAAAGCCTCCAAAATGGCAATACTCACGCTG GCCCAAGAAGAAATCTGTGCTCTTAGTAAACAAAGAGATCAGTTGGTGAATGTGCAGAAAAGGCTGAAAAAGAAGAGAGCGTACTACCTTCAACTAGCATCCCAAATATCTG GAAAGGCTGAGGAGTCCATCTCTCAGAAACTGGATGAAATCATTGCTAAACAGAAATCCCTGGAGAACCAAGACAAGACAAAAGACATGAATCTTCACCTTACACCAACGGCTCCAAGCAGCGTGGATTGGGATCTCATcacaaaacagaagaaactaGAGTCCAAAGACAAAGTTAAAAATACCTTGCATACACATGCTGAACTATCCCCTAACTCGAAACCAGTTGACCTTAGCATCTCCAAGCAGAAAGGTCTAGGGCACAAGGCCATAGGAAATTTCAGTTCTAAGAAGAAAATTCTTGACTCTTTGGAGAAAGAGACTCAGGCAGGCAAGCCATCTAGCTGTAAGACTCTGTCAACTTCACAGCCCACACTACATCTGGAAAAACCAACACCTTTGTCACGAGAGAGAACAAGGCCCAACATCCTTTCCCGCAGCAAGTCTCAAGCCCTGCCAGAGTCTCCAGTTCAAGAACAAG CATTTGTTCCTCAAGTAATTCCACTGGTGGAAGCAGTGGTGCCATGTAATCAGATCATTACTATAAGTAACCCTCTTCAGCCCATTGGTATCACATCTTTAGGTGAAAGACAATCAGCCACACCAG GGGTTGCAGCTGTGTCTATATCTGTTCCTACCATATCTCACCCGATACGAGTGGAGAATCCAGTTGCCAGCAGCCCTCTAAAAATCAACTGTCCAG ttaaAACTGTAAACCTCCCCAAAATTTCCAGTGTAGTTTCTTTGGTGCCACCAGAAAAACTGCTGATCACACCACCAGTTGTTCTGCAGAAGACAGATGTTCCACCTGTTGTCCAGACACAGGCAGTCTGCAGCCCTGTGCATGTGGATGCTCAGCAGAATCCTCCTACAACCTCTTCTAATAGAGTACCTTCTGCAGGAGAGGGAAAGGGACTAGACAAACAGTCGCTCGAGGTTGTGCTCAAGCAGGATGATAAGGTAAAGGGAGCAGTAGATGTTACAAAAAGTTCAAAGGAAGAGGAAAAGGCTGCAGCTAACAATGAGATGGAGGTAGAAAATCTGATGTCCTTGCTTGATGAGCTTGTTTACCTCGATCAGCAACTAAACAATGAACCCTCCCAGCCACCAGGAGGCGCTGAGAGTCTTACAGAGGCAGGCAGTGTAGAGACAGGTCTGCCTACTCAGGAGGCAGGTGTAGACAGAGATGATGAGCGTTCCCTCAGCCCATTGTTCCTCAGACTAGATGAGGATCTAATAGCATCAACCACCACAAAGGATGAGATGGATGATATTCCTCCAAAAGTGGATGATCTTGTAAAAGTCATATTTGGGTCTGACTCTCCTCCCAATTCATCAGAATCTGAGGTTGTTGCAGGAGCCAACGATGACGGCGCCAGTGTCCCAGGaagcactgttaaaaatgacgcTCCATCACCACCTCCGCTGATGCAGATGAAAGCTGGGGGGGGGCCTGCAGCAAACTCTTTGAAAGAGCAAGCCAGTGTGTCTTGGCGGCCCATGCCCAGACTCGCTCCTCTGGGGCTAAAGACTCAAGAGGCTGGGCAGCCTAAATCAGCAACTCCTCATGTCCTCAAGCCTAGCTCAAAACCTCCCAGTCTTCACAATTCACACACGTAA